A section of the Humulus lupulus chromosome 2, drHumLupu1.1, whole genome shotgun sequence genome encodes:
- the LOC133819874 gene encoding phloretin 4'-O-glucosyltransferase-like, which translates to MVQLPRFLVLAFPVQGCINPSLNLAKTLTRLVPGAQVTFVTSVHAHRLMTMNKGSSSSGYDSVSFAPFSDGFDDNFTPVNGERHLEEFRRRGWQAVGEILESGRKEGRPYTCLVYTFLLSWAADLAAEHNVPAAMFWMQPATVFNIYYYYFHGHREIVRDNSKNPSFSLSFPGVPLAITIKDLPSFMDESTANTYFIRFYQEMFEDLEKENTNTKIVLANTFDELEPEAIRATGKLNLIGIGPLVPADQAENKSLFQGDLFKESSRDYIDWLNTKPKTTVVYVSFGSISVLSKQQMEEMAKALLEFGRPFLWVIREKSDQGDDEEDDELSCREELEKLGMIVPWCSQMEVLSNESIGCFVSHCGWNSTLESLASGVPVVGFPQWVEQGTNAKLIEEMWKTGVRLKPNDEDGIVKSEEIKRCLELVLLGGKENGVEIVKNAKKWQNLVKEATREGGSSKKNFMAFLKTL; encoded by the coding sequence ATGGTACAGCTGCCGCGTTTCCTTGTTCTCGCTTTCCCGGTGCAAGGCTGTATCAACCCGTCTTTAAACCTCGCCAAAACGCTCACTCGCCTCGTACCCGGCGCACAAGTCACCTTCGTCACCAGCGTCCACGCCCACCGTCTCATGACGATGAACAAAGGATCATCAAGTTCCGGTTACGACAGCGTCTCGTTCGCCCCGTTTTCCGACGGCTTCGACGACAACTTCACGCCCGTAAATGGCGAACGCCATTTAGAAGAGTTCAGGCGCCGTGGTTGGCAAGCCGTGGGGGAGATCCTAGAGTCCGGGCGCAAAGAAGGTCGTCCGTACACTTGCTTGGTCTACACCTTTCTTCTCTCTTGGGCTGCCGACTTGGCGGCGGAGCATAACGTTCCGGCAGCCATGTTTTGGATGCAACCGGCGACTGTGTTTAATATTTACTATTATTACTTTCATGGGCACAGAGAAATCGTTCGTGATAATAGTAAAAACCCTTCTTTTTCGTTATCATTTCCTGGTGTTCCACTTGCCATCACCATCAAGGACCTTCCTTCGTTCATGGATGAGTCAACTGCGAACACTTATTTCATCAGATTTTACCAAGAAATGTTCGAAGATCTCGAGAAAGAAAATACCAACACGAAAATAGTATTAGCAAACACCTTCGATGAGTTGGAGCCTGAGGCGATAAGAGCAACCGGTAAACTAAATTTGATCGGAATTGGGCCACTGGTTCCGGCTGATCAGGCCGAGAACAAGTCTCTGTTTCAAGGTGATCTTTTCAAGGAATCATCTCGAGACTACATCGACTGGCTCAACACCAAGCCTAAAACGACAGTCGTTTACGTGTCGTTTGGGAGTATTTCGGTTTTGTCAAAGCAACAAATGGAGGAAATGGCTAAAGCGTTGCTGGAATTCGGTCGTCCGTTCTTGTGGGTCATCAGGGAGAAAAGTGACCAAGGCGACGACGAAGAAGACGATGAGTTGAGTTGCAGAGAAGAGTTGGAAAAGCTTGGAATGATAGTGCCGTGGTGTTCTCAAATGGAGGTTTTGAGTAACGAGTCAATCGGGTGTTTTGTGAGTCACTGTGGCTGGAACTCGACGTTGGAGAGCTTGGCTTCTGGTGTTCCGGTGGTGGGGTTTCCGCAGTGGGTGGAACAAGGGACAAATGCTAAGCTGATTGAGGAAATGTGGAAAACAGGGGTGAGATTGAAGCCCAACGATGAAGATGGAATCGTTAAAAGTGAAGAGATCAAGAGGTGTTTGGAGTTGGTATTATTGGGAGGAAAGGAAAATGGAGTGGAAATAGTAAAGAATGCAAAGAAATGGCAGAATTTGGTTAAAGAAGCTACGAGGGAAGGTGGTTCATCCAAAAAGAATTTCATGGCTTTTCTGAAAACGTTAtga